From Kiritimatiellia bacterium, the proteins below share one genomic window:
- a CDS encoding HD domain-containing protein — MAVKGPRLPGPGGRTPPVLRAFLDFLHLKRLFRQGWLRAGISRARCETVAEHTLGVSLLALFLADAHFPRINKAKLLRMALLHDFGEIYAGDIIPSDGVSLTRKHAMEKASVRKVLGRLPRGRQYLALWQEFEDGRTAEARLLRELDRLEMALQACAYEREGLADLSRFFESADKAISSPALRQLFREILRARPR, encoded by the coding sequence ATGGCCGTGAAGGGGCCGCGGCTCCCGGGGCCGGGCGGGCGGACGCCGCCCGTGCTCCGCGCCTTCCTGGACTTCCTGCACCTGAAACGACTGTTCCGCCAGGGCTGGCTGCGCGCCGGCATCTCCCGCGCTCGGTGCGAGACCGTCGCGGAGCATACGCTCGGCGTTTCCCTGCTCGCGCTCTTCCTGGCGGACGCGCATTTCCCCAGGATCAACAAGGCCAAGCTCCTCCGCATGGCCCTGCTGCACGACTTCGGGGAAATCTACGCGGGGGACATCATTCCCTCGGACGGCGTGTCGCTGACCCGCAAGCACGCGATGGAAAAAGCCTCGGTCCGCAAGGTTTTGGGCCGGTTACCCCGCGGACGGCAGTACCTGGCGCTCTGGCAGGAGTTCGAAGACGGCCGAACGGCCGAGGCGCGTCTGCTTCGGGAACTGGACCGCTTGGAGATGGCCCTCCAAGCCTGCGCCTACGAGCGCGAAGGGCTGGCCGACCTGTCGCGTTTCTTCGAATCGGCGGACAAGGCCATCTCCTCCCCCGCCCTGCGCCAGCTCTTCAGGGAGATCCTGCGCGCCCGGCCGCGTTGA
- a CDS encoding DUF748 domain-containing protein — translation MRTLWKILKVLVIVIVLLLVGLRLILSPLAKSVANKVLPEALGTEASIGDLSFGFLRGYTGLSDLRVGQPKGFDAEEKDLFRFSSFEVKVKPGTMKSGTLEVERLELKDLYVHVIRNKDGVLNVEQLGAKEEEEPAEEKPEVEEEKEEARPVLVKLLALRNGTIKYTDYALDEKPMRVHLADLDIEVKDLRLDGQAKAAAVEPAVVSLLARLKQEGLPDGRLGLSARVGPVGEAIPAVNASARVIGFDLTPFKPLVPPATLTLLGGMGLDLSTDIGLAPDLLEVNGEIIMAGGSKFPFRVGGTPEKPEFDTSSVLFGTMGRVSGAVSGAAKDVTETGKAAAGAVVEGAGALAGGALKTIGGLGRAVKNTAEAGIKGDLKDAGSALVGGVGEAASDAAGAVTDAAGSARTGLAESTEALTGETALKAWREATDARWDAAWAGAQERVSKAAFPPVR, via the coding sequence ATGCGGACCCTGTGGAAGATCCTGAAAGTGCTCGTCATCGTCATCGTGCTGCTGCTCGTGGGGCTGCGCCTGATCCTCTCGCCGCTGGCCAAATCGGTGGCCAACAAGGTCCTGCCCGAGGCGCTGGGCACCGAGGCCTCGATCGGCGATTTGAGCTTCGGCTTCCTGCGCGGCTACACGGGCTTGAGCGACCTGCGCGTCGGCCAGCCGAAGGGCTTCGACGCCGAGGAGAAGGACCTGTTCCGTTTTTCCAGCTTCGAGGTCAAGGTCAAGCCCGGCACCATGAAGTCGGGCACCCTGGAAGTGGAGCGCTTGGAACTCAAGGATCTGTACGTCCACGTCATCCGGAACAAGGACGGCGTCCTGAACGTCGAGCAGCTCGGGGCGAAGGAAGAAGAGGAACCGGCGGAAGAGAAGCCGGAAGTCGAGGAGGAAAAGGAGGAGGCCCGGCCGGTCCTGGTGAAGCTGCTCGCCCTTCGAAACGGCACGATCAAGTACACGGACTACGCCCTGGACGAAAAGCCCATGCGGGTCCATCTGGCCGACCTCGACATCGAGGTGAAGGACCTGCGGCTGGACGGCCAGGCCAAGGCCGCCGCGGTCGAGCCCGCCGTCGTCTCGCTCCTGGCCCGGTTGAAGCAGGAGGGCCTGCCGGACGGCCGGCTGGGCCTGTCGGCCCGGGTAGGTCCGGTGGGCGAGGCCATCCCGGCGGTCAATGCCTCCGCGCGCGTGATCGGGTTTGACCTGACGCCCTTCAAGCCGCTCGTGCCGCCGGCTACGCTGACCCTGCTGGGCGGCATGGGCCTGGATTTATCGACGGACATCGGGCTCGCGCCGGACCTGCTCGAGGTAAACGGCGAGATCATCATGGCCGGCGGATCGAAATTCCCGTTCCGCGTCGGCGGCACGCCGGAAAAGCCGGAGTTCGACACGTCGAGCGTGCTGTTCGGCACGATGGGCCGCGTCAGCGGCGCCGTGTCGGGCGCGGCGAAGGATGTGACCGAGACGGGCAAGGCGGCCGCGGGGGCCGTGGTGGAGGGCGCCGGGGCCCTTGCGGGCGGGGCGCTGAAGACCATCGGCGGCTTGGGCCGCGCGGTAAAGAACACCGCGGAGGCCGGGATCAAGGGCGACCTGAAGGATGCCGGCAGCGCTCTGGTCGGGGGAGTGGGTGAAGCCGCCAGCGACGCCGCCGGCGCCGTAACGGACGCCGCCGGCAGCGCAAGAACGGGCCTGGCGGAATCCACGGAAGCGCTCACCGGCGAAACCGCGCTCAAGGCCTGGCGCGAGGCGACCGACGCGCGCTGGGACGCGGCGTGGGCCGGCGCCCAGGAGCGCGTGTCGAAGGCGGCCTTCCCGCCCGTCCGCTGA
- a CDS encoding sugar nucleotide-binding protein — MTWLITGLGGTLGPVLKARLEGQGISVAGWDRTSHPPDNPEAARRRVEEVSPDVIAHLALGDPAWAGQLARLARERGCVMLYTSSVSVFGGRQRGPFSIQDRPEPEDDYGRYKLQCEDRILAANPAARVARIGWQIGMRPGGNHMVDFLAREMAAKGHIDASRRWFQACSFLEDTADTLITLARSGGGGVHHLDGNPGLSFLEIVQGLKHILRAEWAIRSNDVPDLDNRLRDDRARVKSITDRPGWPRPA; from the coding sequence ATGACCTGGTTGATTACAGGCCTGGGCGGGACACTGGGTCCCGTGCTGAAGGCGAGGCTGGAAGGGCAGGGGATCTCCGTCGCCGGCTGGGACCGGACAAGCCATCCGCCGGACAATCCTGAAGCTGCGCGGCGCCGAGTGGAGGAAGTTTCCCCCGACGTCATCGCGCACCTCGCTCTCGGTGATCCCGCCTGGGCCGGGCAATTGGCCCGGCTCGCCCGGGAGCGCGGTTGCGTAATGCTCTACACCAGTTCGGTGTCCGTGTTCGGCGGCCGGCAGCGTGGCCCGTTCAGCATTCAGGATCGTCCGGAACCGGAAGACGACTACGGGCGTTACAAGCTTCAGTGCGAGGATCGCATCCTGGCCGCCAATCCCGCCGCGCGCGTGGCCCGGATCGGCTGGCAAATCGGGATGAGGCCGGGCGGCAACCACATGGTGGATTTCCTGGCCCGAGAAATGGCCGCGAAGGGGCACATTGACGCCAGCCGCCGATGGTTCCAAGCCTGCTCGTTCCTCGAAGACACCGCGGACACGCTGATCACGCTGGCCCGGAGCGGGGGAGGGGGCGTGCACCATCTTGACGGCAATCCGGGCTTGTCCTTCCTGGAGATCGTCCAAGGCCTGAAGCACATTCTCCGGGCCGAGTGGGCCATCCGGTCCAACGATGTTCCGGACCTGGATAACCGGCTGCGCGACGACCGAGCTCGCGTCAAATCCATTACCGACCGTCCCGGCT
- a CDS encoding glycoside hydrolase family 9 protein, translated as MGLLLVTTARGSRPPRVLYDGTTNHLFASTDGAASQTDTAPPLYDGSETCFVNPDTSGSPTFTLESNTPLDGYDALTFAARADDLGAASPPNPMIRLGYHDGEGYHTTLWLDVTPYADGDLFDGGWHEVAIPIADFRAGLAGWQRQARSIVFGRTTGEDAAPLGSGFPEPNGVPYELWFDNMALAPYAGPVPANGHVVVDCDLVGLVFPDEVDHEVMATNPVLVEVDSGAGFSPVPVIARGVWAFPSMHYHGYTRTEYTFYLQLASNLVEGATYRFTHYQGAHEFVFYATNEICPGLKVNQEGYAPQAGRRYAYLGYWAGGGFWLGDGITTGTVDYTDHGVVEVRRTGDDALVDTLTPVLRGDAYNEFSGERVMEIDLSGLAAEDEYYLRLPGVGRSYAFGVSTAKVFECFYTFARGFYHQRWNCELTTNCTSWPQPAGHTNVFLADGEPPGFFAADTPTTNGARVIRGGHHDAGDFDLRPGHAQIASALMSLCEYWPDRFADGQLDIPESGNGLPDLLDEALWQLQAWRDLQESDGGVRAGVESYGHPPSHIFAHEDTLPYWTFRRDRNVSAYVAGLFAQAARLLTNHDAAAAADYLDRAEWAYRYAVSNAADSGWLMTAECHLLKTTGGTNYQGELEKRLAHIRNPDSNDPYYVNFSGDWAYSGLIGFSYQSGDGFEDAPLLAYVRAPPEVTDPALVSNVTAMILQHGQQAVNYALISGGTSPTSSSFEAYRSCARSDLVEAYGQNTTPGRVLNVIWAYALTNNADFLDAISLTADYLLGCNPLGRAWATGLGQHNTRQALDAESLAWVDRFGWDQVPGIPTYGPFPAPWQVDYQIEVFDSHLPDIFSIPEQRRFCDAYPMPQCTEFTVWESGLPATATLALLLPPGGMTPTPELRAYHVERSPPAEEISEPELALPSFGAILRWYSWFESNPAFYPALAGLWPFDEGSGTNAFDASTNNRVLGFRSAAIWDSGAALHLAGESNQWGEALLPGLDLAGGLTLGLWFRADNKDDGDVICELRPVSDGSAPVFQISQQPWGARSAGRIWMSAGGLSPPFFEIETNTWYHLFIVYDPDGGPNGEPAAGAGGEIRFYVNQVHEPSALAFGLENQALLGPALPVASVFGSADYRLRVGRGYWAQSVFSGWLDELVLYNGALDRYDFAAGRVTYEGYQQGPVRVVAAAASNAWTGEATAQLDAPTNYHLAGLAFGTSYWVKAWLDANTNDAPDEMEPAAWYPFNPFAATNTGPAFNAAHAATNLDLVLLDPDADGDGLPDWWEWATHASPTSAVTGADDDQDGMTTWAEYKAGTDPDDSESRLDLRIEILGHEARMEWPSAAGRRYSLLQSTNGAAGFTVLSSALAATPPENAAAVAATGDTERAWYRVRVE; from the coding sequence ATGGGACTTCTTCTGGTCACGACCGCCCGCGGCAGCCGCCCGCCTCGGGTTCTTTATGACGGCACCACGAATCACCTATTTGCCTCCACGGACGGCGCCGCGTCGCAGACCGATACCGCGCCGCCCCTGTACGACGGCAGTGAGACGTGCTTCGTGAATCCGGATACCTCCGGCTCGCCGACCTTCACGCTGGAGTCCAACACCCCGCTCGACGGGTACGACGCGCTGACCTTCGCCGCGCGCGCGGACGATCTCGGCGCCGCGTCGCCGCCGAACCCGATGATCCGTCTCGGCTACCACGATGGGGAGGGCTATCACACCACGCTCTGGCTCGACGTGACCCCGTACGCCGACGGCGACCTGTTCGACGGCGGCTGGCATGAAGTCGCGATCCCGATCGCCGACTTTCGCGCCGGGCTGGCCGGCTGGCAGCGCCAGGCGCGGTCCATCGTCTTCGGCCGGACCACGGGCGAGGACGCCGCGCCCCTCGGCTCGGGCTTTCCGGAGCCGAACGGAGTTCCCTACGAGCTGTGGTTCGACAACATGGCGCTGGCGCCGTACGCCGGGCCGGTTCCGGCGAACGGGCACGTCGTGGTGGACTGCGACTTGGTGGGCCTTGTATTTCCCGACGAGGTGGACCACGAGGTGATGGCCACGAATCCCGTGCTGGTTGAGGTGGACTCGGGCGCCGGGTTCTCGCCGGTGCCCGTGATCGCCCGCGGGGTCTGGGCTTTTCCCTCGATGCACTACCACGGGTACACCCGGACCGAGTACACGTTCTACCTGCAACTCGCGTCGAACCTGGTCGAGGGCGCGACGTACCGCTTCACGCATTACCAGGGCGCCCACGAGTTCGTGTTCTACGCGACGAACGAGATCTGCCCCGGGCTGAAGGTCAACCAGGAGGGCTATGCGCCACAGGCGGGCCGCCGGTACGCCTACCTGGGCTACTGGGCGGGCGGCGGCTTCTGGCTCGGCGACGGCATTACGACGGGCACGGTGGACTACACGGACCATGGCGTCGTCGAAGTCCGGCGGACCGGCGACGATGCGCTGGTGGACACGCTGACGCCCGTCTTGCGGGGCGACGCGTACAACGAGTTCAGCGGCGAGCGCGTAATGGAAATCGATCTCTCCGGCCTGGCCGCGGAGGACGAGTACTACCTGCGGCTGCCGGGGGTGGGGCGGTCGTATGCGTTCGGTGTTTCCACGGCGAAGGTCTTCGAGTGCTTCTATACGTTCGCCCGGGGCTTCTACCACCAGCGCTGGAATTGCGAGCTGACGACCAACTGCACGAGCTGGCCGCAGCCCGCGGGCCACACGAACGTCTTCCTCGCCGACGGCGAGCCGCCCGGCTTCTTCGCTGCCGATACGCCGACGACCAACGGCGCGCGGGTCATCCGGGGCGGCCACCACGACGCGGGCGACTTCGACCTGCGCCCGGGCCACGCGCAGATCGCGTCGGCCCTGATGTCGCTCTGCGAATACTGGCCCGACCGCTTTGCCGACGGCCAGCTCGACATCCCGGAGAGCGGCAACGGCCTGCCGGACCTGCTGGACGAGGCGCTCTGGCAGCTCCAGGCGTGGCGCGACCTGCAGGAGTCGGACGGCGGGGTGCGGGCCGGCGTGGAGAGCTATGGCCACCCGCCCTCGCATATCTTCGCGCACGAGGATACGCTTCCGTACTGGACCTTCCGCCGCGACCGGAACGTCTCCGCCTACGTCGCCGGCCTGTTCGCCCAGGCGGCCCGTCTGCTGACGAACCACGACGCGGCCGCCGCGGCGGACTATCTCGACCGCGCCGAATGGGCCTACCGCTACGCCGTCAGCAACGCCGCCGACTCCGGCTGGCTGATGACCGCCGAGTGCCACCTGCTGAAGACCACGGGCGGCACGAATTACCAGGGGGAGTTGGAGAAGCGGCTGGCCCACATCCGGAACCCGGACTCGAACGATCCGTACTACGTCAACTTCAGCGGCGACTGGGCCTACAGCGGGTTGATCGGCTTTTCCTACCAGTCCGGCGACGGGTTCGAGGACGCTCCGCTGCTGGCCTACGTCCGCGCCCCGCCGGAGGTCACCGACCCCGCGCTGGTCAGTAACGTCACGGCCATGATTCTCCAGCACGGGCAGCAGGCGGTGAACTACGCCCTGATCTCGGGCGGGACCTCGCCGACGTCGTCCTCGTTCGAGGCGTACCGGTCCTGCGCGCGGTCGGATCTCGTGGAAGCGTACGGGCAGAACACGACGCCCGGCCGCGTCCTCAATGTGATCTGGGCCTATGCCCTGACGAACAACGCGGATTTCCTCGACGCCATCTCGCTCACGGCGGATTACCTGCTCGGCTGCAATCCGCTGGGCCGCGCCTGGGCGACGGGCCTCGGGCAGCACAACACGCGGCAGGCCCTGGACGCGGAGAGCCTTGCCTGGGTGGATCGCTTCGGCTGGGACCAGGTCCCCGGCATCCCGACCTACGGGCCGTTCCCGGCTCCGTGGCAGGTGGACTACCAGATCGAGGTCTTCGACAGCCACCTGCCGGACATCTTTTCCATTCCGGAGCAGCGCCGCTTCTGCGACGCGTACCCGATGCCCCAGTGCACGGAATTCACCGTCTGGGAAAGCGGCCTGCCCGCGACGGCGACCCTGGCCCTGCTCCTGCCGCCCGGCGGGATGACCCCGACACCGGAACTGCGGGCGTACCACGTCGAGCGTTCGCCGCCCGCGGAGGAAATCAGCGAGCCGGAACTCGCCCTCCCGTCCTTCGGGGCGATCCTGCGTTGGTACTCCTGGTTCGAGTCCAACCCGGCGTTTTACCCGGCGCTCGCCGGACTCTGGCCTTTCGACGAAGGCTCGGGGACGAACGCCTTCGATGCCTCGACCAACAACCGTGTCCTGGGATTCCGAAGCGCCGCCATCTGGGATTCGGGGGCGGCCCTGCATCTGGCCGGCGAATCGAACCAGTGGGGCGAGGCCCTCCTGCCCGGCCTCGACCTGGCCGGGGGCCTGACGCTCGGCCTGTGGTTCAGGGCGGACAACAAGGACGATGGCGACGTGATCTGCGAACTGCGGCCCGTGTCCGACGGCTCCGCGCCCGTCTTCCAAATCAGCCAGCAGCCGTGGGGCGCGCGTTCGGCCGGACGCATCTGGATGAGCGCGGGCGGACTCTCTCCGCCGTTTTTCGAAATCGAAACGAATACATGGTACCACCTGTTCATCGTGTACGATCCCGACGGCGGCCCGAACGGCGAGCCCGCCGCGGGGGCCGGCGGCGAGATTCGGTTCTACGTCAACCAGGTCCATGAACCTTCCGCCCTGGCTTTCGGCCTGGAGAACCAGGCCCTGCTTGGCCCCGCGCTCCCGGTGGCCTCGGTCTTCGGCTCCGCCGACTACCGCTTGCGCGTTGGGCGGGGGTACTGGGCGCAAAGCGTGTTTTCCGGCTGGCTCGACGAACTGGTCCTGTACAACGGCGCGCTGGATCGCTACGACTTCGCCGCCGGGCGCGTAACGTACGAGGGCTACCAGCAGGGCCCCGTCCGCGTCGTGGCCGCTGCCGCATCCAATGCCTGGACGGGCGAGGCGACGGCGCAGTTGGACGCGCCGACGAACTACCACCTGGCGGGCCTGGCCTTCGGCACTTCGTACTGGGTGAAGGCCTGGCTCGACGCGAACACCAACGACGCGCCGGACGAAATGGAGCCGGCGGCGTGGTATCCCTTCAATCCGTTCGCGGCGACGAACACGGGGCCGGCTTTCAATGCCGCCCACGCGGCGACCAACCTGGACCTGGTGCTGCTCGACCCCGACGCGGACGGCGACGGCCTGCCCGACTGGTGGGAGTGGGCCACCCACGCGAGCCCGACCTCCGCCGTGACCGGGGCGGACGACGATCAGGACGGCATGACGACCTGGGCGGAATACAAGGCCGGAACCGATCCGGACGATTCGGAATCGCGCCTCGACCTCCGCATCGAGATCCTGGGCCACGAGGCCCGGATGGAATGGCCCAGCGCCGCCGGGCGGCGATACAGCCTGCTTCAATCCACGAACGGCGCGGCCGGTTTCACGGTCCTTTCCTCCGCCCTCGCCGCCACGCCGCCCGAGAATGCCGCGGCGGTCGCGGCCACCGGGGACACGGAACGCGCCTGGTACCGCGTGCGCGTGGAATAG
- a CDS encoding ATP-binding protein — MQDYEKLGAFYLGKVFDPAAGSVRDELLLYDSRDLTTHAVVLGMTGSGKTGLCLALLEEAAMDGVPAIAIDPKGDLGNLLLAFPALQPADFRPWVDEGEAARKGMTPDDYAARTAETWRKGLEDWGQDGGRIARMKEAADFAIYTPGDASGRPLQILRSFAAPSEAVAGDSAALRDRVLSAVSGLLGLLGINADPVQSREHILLSNIFDKAWREGRDLDIAALIGDIQKPPFDKVGVFDLESFFPAKDRFSLAMALNNLIASPGFSSWMEGEPLDVQRLLYTPEGKSRISILSIAHLSETERMFFVTILLNEVLAWVRAQSGTSSLRALLYMDEIFGYFPPSANPPSKTAMLTLLKQARAYGLGCVLSTQNPVDLDYKGLANTGTWIIGRLQTERDKLRVMEGLEGAMPGSAFDRGAMDKLLAGLGNRVFLLRNVHDDQPVLFQSRWAMSYLRGPMTLPQIRQLMASSSIPLPSPPSPSPSPPPSAGRPVLPPDVPEFFLRAAGPAAYRPAVLGVSQLHFVDGKSGVDTWETRSLLAPLGDDGFAAWEEAEPRGDLKDALDGQPAAGSTFGVAPAVGKKSVENWGKTLEAHLHQTATLDLISCPALKLTTRPGESEGDFSVRVAQALREKRDAEVDKLRARYAPKLQTLNDQVRRAEERVEREKAQVGQQKMSTMLNVGTTLLGALFGRRTVSIGNISRAGAAARSAGRLKKEQADVARAGESVAVVKQRLADLEQQFARDTAELQGRFEPGAAEIVRTQIRPRKADISIGRVGLCWVPGP; from the coding sequence ATGCAAGACTACGAGAAACTCGGTGCGTTTTACCTGGGCAAGGTCTTCGATCCCGCGGCCGGTTCGGTTCGCGACGAACTCCTGCTCTATGATTCCCGCGACCTCACCACGCACGCCGTCGTGCTGGGCATGACCGGCAGCGGCAAGACGGGTCTCTGCCTGGCCCTGCTCGAAGAGGCCGCCATGGATGGCGTACCCGCCATCGCCATCGATCCCAAGGGCGACCTTGGCAACCTGCTGCTGGCGTTCCCGGCACTGCAGCCCGCGGATTTCCGGCCCTGGGTGGACGAGGGCGAGGCCGCCCGCAAGGGCATGACGCCCGACGACTACGCCGCGCGCACCGCGGAGACCTGGCGCAAGGGCCTCGAGGACTGGGGCCAGGACGGCGGGCGCATCGCGCGCATGAAAGAGGCCGCCGACTTCGCCATCTACACGCCCGGAGACGCCTCGGGCCGCCCGCTGCAGATCCTGCGATCGTTCGCCGCGCCCTCGGAGGCCGTCGCGGGGGATTCCGCCGCGCTGCGCGACCGCGTCCTGTCCGCGGTCTCCGGCCTGCTCGGCCTGCTGGGGATCAACGCCGACCCCGTCCAAAGCCGCGAGCATATCCTGTTGTCCAACATCTTCGACAAGGCGTGGCGCGAAGGCCGCGACCTGGACATCGCCGCGCTGATCGGCGATATACAAAAACCGCCCTTCGACAAGGTCGGCGTGTTCGACCTGGAGTCGTTTTTCCCGGCGAAGGACCGCTTCAGCCTGGCCATGGCGTTGAACAACCTGATTGCGTCGCCCGGGTTCTCGTCGTGGATGGAAGGCGAGCCCCTCGACGTCCAGCGGCTGCTCTACACGCCCGAGGGCAAGTCGCGCATCTCGATCCTGTCCATCGCGCATTTGTCCGAGACCGAGCGCATGTTCTTCGTGACCATCCTGCTGAACGAGGTGCTCGCCTGGGTGCGCGCGCAATCGGGCACGAGCAGCCTTCGCGCCCTGCTCTACATGGACGAGATTTTCGGCTACTTCCCGCCGAGCGCGAATCCCCCTTCCAAGACCGCCATGCTCACGCTGCTCAAGCAGGCCCGCGCGTACGGGCTGGGTTGCGTGCTGTCCACGCAAAACCCGGTCGATCTCGACTACAAGGGCCTGGCGAACACCGGCACGTGGATCATCGGCCGACTCCAGACCGAGCGCGACAAGCTGCGCGTGATGGAAGGCCTCGAGGGCGCGATGCCCGGCTCCGCGTTCGACCGCGGGGCGATGGACAAGCTGCTCGCCGGCCTCGGCAACCGCGTGTTCCTGCTGCGCAACGTCCACGACGACCAGCCCGTGCTCTTCCAGAGCCGCTGGGCCATGTCCTATCTTCGCGGCCCGATGACCCTTCCGCAGATCCGTCAACTCATGGCCTCCTCATCCATTCCTCTTCCTTCTCCTCCGTCTCCCTCTCCTTCTCCCCCTCCCTCCGCCGGACGCCCCGTCCTGCCGCCCGACGTGCCCGAGTTCTTCCTGCGCGCGGCCGGTCCGGCGGCCTACCGGCCCGCCGTGCTCGGCGTCAGCCAGCTTCACTTCGTGGACGGCAAGTCGGGGGTGGACACGTGGGAAACCCGCTCGCTGCTGGCCCCGCTGGGAGACGACGGCTTCGCGGCGTGGGAGGAAGCCGAGCCGCGCGGCGACCTGAAGGACGCGCTGGATGGCCAGCCGGCCGCGGGCTCGACCTTCGGCGTCGCGCCGGCCGTCGGAAAGAAGAGCGTCGAGAACTGGGGCAAGACGCTCGAAGCGCATCTGCACCAGACCGCGACTCTGGACTTGATCAGCTGTCCGGCCTTGAAACTGACCACGCGCCCCGGCGAGAGCGAGGGCGACTTCTCGGTCCGCGTGGCGCAGGCGCTTCGCGAGAAACGCGATGCCGAGGTGGACAAACTGCGCGCGCGCTATGCGCCGAAGCTCCAGACCCTGAACGACCAGGTCCGCCGCGCCGAGGAGCGGGTCGAGCGGGAGAAGGCCCAGGTCGGCCAGCAGAAGATGAGTACAATGCTGAACGTAGGGACCACGCTGCTGGGCGCGCTGTTCGGGCGGCGTACCGTGTCCATCGGCAACATCAGCCGGGCCGGGGCCGCGGCGCGCAGCGCGGGCCGGCTCAAGAAGGAACAGGCCGATGTCGCGCGCGCGGGGGAATCGGTGGCCGTGGTCAAGCAGCGCCTGGCGGACCTGGAGCAGCAGTTCGCGCGGGACACCGCCGAACTCCAGGGCCGGTTCGAGCCCGGCGCGGCGGAGATTGTCCGGACGCAGATCCGGCCGCGCAAGGCGGACATCTCCATCGGCCGGGTAGGCTTGTGCTGGGTGCCGGGCCCTTGA
- a CDS encoding FUN14 domain-containing protein, protein MFKKKRTPSAGPGDRSEKRRRRRKRSLWIAGLFMAFGLVVAIGERMRAPKPAAAPAGDETVSDARTAAEPQAGAARKPALPATFRLGAGYAGGFFLGWLFRKFVKTALLVAGALVGLAALARGLGWFDLDWAAVETYVRHSFAWISGHAGSFKDFLMGYIPSAGAAALGFFFGVWSD, encoded by the coding sequence TTGTTTAAGAAAAAGCGGACGCCGTCCGCCGGCCCGGGCGACCGTTCCGAGAAGAGACGGCGCCGCCGGAAACGCTCCCTCTGGATCGCCGGCCTGTTCATGGCGTTCGGCCTGGTCGTGGCCATCGGCGAGCGGATGCGCGCCCCGAAACCCGCCGCGGCGCCGGCCGGGGACGAGACCGTGTCGGACGCCCGGACGGCGGCCGAGCCGCAGGCCGGCGCCGCGCGCAAACCGGCCTTGCCGGCGACCTTCCGGCTGGGCGCCGGGTATGCCGGCGGCTTCTTCCTGGGCTGGCTCTTCCGGAAATTCGTCAAGACGGCCCTGCTTGTCGCGGGGGCGCTCGTCGGCCTCGCGGCCCTGGCCCGGGGGCTCGGCTGGTTCGACCTGGATTGGGCCGCGGTCGAGACCTATGTCCGCCACAGCTTCGCCTGGATCAGCGGGCACGCCGGTTCGTTCAAGGACTTCCTCATGGGTTATATCCCGTCCGCCGGGGCGGCGGCCCTGGGCTTTTTCTTCGGCGTGTGGAGCGACTGA